In the Enterococcus saigonensis genome, one interval contains:
- a CDS encoding IS30 family transposase — protein sequence MTYTHLTTDELVMIESYFKINQSVAKTAHCLNRSRQTIHKVYLFFKQGKSALEYYQQYKKNKSNCGRRPLVLPEEQSEYIQRKVVQGWTPDVIVGRAAFPIRCSARTIYRMFKKGLFNPSDLPMKGKRKPNGHQERRGKQAFRRSIHEREKDYSQFSNEFGHLEGDTIVGLKHKSAVITLVERLSKVIITLKPCGRQAIDIENKLNHWFESVPKNLFKSITFDCGKEFSNWKQISNANDIAIYFADPGTPSQRGLNENSNGLLRRDGLLKSMDFNSVDESFIQSVASKRNNIPRKSLNYRTPLEVFLSYVSIDDLSNLI from the coding sequence ATGACCTATACCCATCTTACAACGGATGAACTTGTAATGATAGAGTCTTATTTCAAAATAAATCAATCTGTTGCGAAAACTGCGCATTGCTTGAATCGTTCAAGACAAACGATCCATAAAGTATACCTGTTCTTCAAGCAAGGAAAATCAGCCTTAGAGTACTATCAACAGTATAAGAAAAACAAATCAAACTGTGGTAGACGCCCGCTTGTTTTACCTGAGGAACAATCAGAATATATTCAAAGAAAGGTTGTTCAAGGATGGACACCCGATGTGATTGTTGGTCGTGCAGCGTTTCCTATTCGTTGTTCTGCTCGTACCATTTATCGTATGTTCAAAAAGGGGCTATTTAATCCTTCTGACTTACCGATGAAAGGCAAGCGTAAACCAAATGGACATCAAGAAAGACGTGGAAAACAAGCTTTCCGTCGCTCTATTCATGAACGTGAAAAAGATTATAGCCAATTCTCAAATGAGTTTGGTCACCTTGAAGGTGACACTATCGTAGGTTTGAAACATAAAAGTGCTGTAATTACCTTAGTTGAACGATTATCAAAAGTTATCATCACATTGAAACCGTGTGGTAGACAAGCGATTGATATTGAAAACAAATTAAATCATTGGTTTGAATCTGTACCGAAAAATCTATTCAAATCCATCACTTTTGATTGTGGAAAGGAATTTTCAAATTGGAAACAGATCAGTAATGCCAATGATATTGCCATTTATTTCGCTGATCCAGGAACGCCGTCTCAAAGAGGCCTAAACGAGAATTCTAACGGATTGTTACGTAGAGATGGTTTATTGAAATCTATGGATTTCAATTCAGTAGATGAATCTTTTATTCAATCTGTCGCATCGAAACGAAATAATATTCCTAGAAAATCACTGAATTATCGAACACCTTTGGAAGTATTTTTGAGTTACGTAAGTATTGATGATTTGTCTAACTTAATTTGA